Part of the Candidatus Micrarchaeia archaeon genome is shown below.
TACGAAGATGTACGCGAGCCGCCTGGCTGAAATAAACGGGATTGCGAATGCACTCCACCAGGAGCTGAGGCAAGTGCTCCCTGCATTCGTCAAAAGGACCGATGATAAGCACGGGCAGGAGCAAATCGCGTATCTGTCCGGAACAGAAGGCAGGACCGCGGAACTTGTTGGCTCTCTCGTGCAAGGCGAGAAAACCAAATTCGAAACCGGGGTTTCGCTTGCAGGGTACGACCGGGACGCCGAATTGAAGGTGCTTGCTGCGATGATATATGCGAATTCACAGGTTTCCATGGAAAGGGCGCTGGAAACCGCTAAAACGCTGGACCAAGGAAAAGTCAGCGAGCTTCTGACTGCGTACGTAGGCGAGCGGAAGAACAGGAGGCACAAACCACACAGGAGCTTTGAAAACACGCATTACACATTTGATATATGCGCGAACTTCGGTGCGTACCGGGACATACACAGGCACCGCGTCCTGACCCAGCAGAGGCAGCTCCTGAACACCAGTCTGGGCTACGACTTGCCCAAAGAACTTGCCGAGGCAGGATACGAAAATGAATTCAAAAATGCGATGGAAGCAGCGAAAAACACTTACGAACGGATTGCAGCGAGGATACCTGCGCAGGCGCAATACGTGGTGCCGCTTGCATATAGGCTCAGATGGTACATGAAAATGAATTTGAGGGAAGCGTACCATTTCTGCGAACTGCGCTCGGTCCAGCAGGGCCATCCGGATTACAGGGTCATTGCGCAGGAGATTTACAAAAAGATAAAGGAAGTGCATCCCTCGCTCGCTTCAGGGATGAAATTCGTGGACATGAAGAGCTACGAACTGGAGCGCCTCGACTCTGAGAAGAGGATAGATAAAAAACTCGATGAGATAGACAGGAAATACGCTAAAGGCCAGCCTCCTTCCTGAGCAAAGGCACCAAATCCGTTTTTTCCCAGGTGAATTCCGGCTCGTCTCTTCCAAAGTGCCCGTATGCAGCCGTTTTTTTGTAAATCGGCCTCTTCAGCTTAAGCGTGTCTATTATCCATTTCGGGGTGAGCTTGAAGTTCTTGAGCACGATTTCGCTTATTTTCTGCTCGGAGATTTTCGCGGTCCCGAATGTTTCCACGTTTATCGAGGTGGGCTGCGCGACTCCT
Proteins encoded:
- a CDS encoding FAD-dependent thymidylate synthase; its protein translation is MEFTPGEEKMLSNFVTNTDKDVFALFNLPEVVKGALFSRYSRSSKSLRRVLLDEFLLDKEHGFSTIVEHQQERGASGLVATQKAEEFYERVLVGYGDDSVAELAGAHVAIENISNIATKFIEDSRIGLSPLEKSTRYVYFDQKDENEAYLFYREPGIIRSEFSEEYEKTCNLLFETYAKLIPKMSKFYEERHPKPDGISDRGYASTIRAKTCDSLRGLLPASTKTNMGVFGNGRGFEYLLTKMYASRLAEINGIANALHQELRQVLPAFVKRTDDKHGQEQIAYLSGTEGRTAELVGSLVQGEKTKFETGVSLAGYDRDAELKVLAAMIYANSQVSMERALETAKTLDQGKVSELLTAYVGERKNRRHKPHRSFENTHYTFDICANFGAYRDIHRHRVLTQQRQLLNTSLGYDLPKELAEAGYENEFKNAMEAAKNTYERIAARIPAQAQYVVPLAYRLRWYMKMNLREAYHFCELRSVQQGHPDYRVIAQEIYKKIKEVHPSLASGMKFVDMKSYELERLDSEKRIDKKLDEIDRKYAKGQPPS